The Abyssicoccus albus genome includes a region encoding these proteins:
- the prfA gene encoding peptide chain release factor 1 has translation MFDQLEIVENRYEQLNELLSDPDVVSDPNKLREYSKEQSDLEETVQVYREYKDVKTQLDEAKEMQKEATDSDMKEMIKEEIAELEPQIEPFEERLKLLLIPKDPNDDKNVVMEIRGAAGGDEANIFAGDLYRMYSRYAEENGLKIDVMESAPADQGGFKEISFTIIGNGAFSKLKYENGAHRVQRVPTTESGGRIHTSTATVAVLPEVEDVEIDIRQEDLKIETYRSSGAGGQHVNTTDSAVRITHLPTGIVATSSEKSQIKNREKAMKLLKTRVYDQMVQEEQSKYDEQRKSAVGTGDRSERIRTYNYPQNRVTDHRIGLTIQKLDQIMEGNIQEIIDALSIEEQTHKLEELNSGNVI, from the coding sequence ATGTTTGATCAGTTAGAAATTGTAGAAAATCGTTATGAGCAATTAAATGAGTTATTAAGTGATCCAGATGTGGTATCAGATCCGAATAAATTAAGAGAATACTCTAAGGAACAGTCTGATTTAGAAGAGACAGTTCAAGTGTATAGAGAGTATAAAGATGTAAAGACACAACTTGATGAAGCGAAGGAGATGCAAAAAGAAGCGACTGATTCTGATATGAAGGAAATGATTAAAGAAGAAATCGCTGAATTGGAACCGCAAATCGAACCATTCGAAGAGAGGTTAAAACTATTACTGATTCCTAAAGACCCTAACGATGATAAAAACGTTGTTATGGAAATTCGTGGTGCAGCGGGTGGAGATGAAGCGAATATCTTTGCTGGCGATTTATACCGTATGTATTCACGTTATGCTGAAGAGAATGGATTGAAGATTGATGTGATGGAATCAGCGCCTGCAGATCAAGGTGGATTCAAAGAAATCAGTTTCACAATTATCGGGAATGGTGCCTTTAGTAAACTGAAGTATGAAAATGGTGCCCATCGTGTTCAACGTGTACCGACGACTGAGAGTGGCGGTAGAATTCATACGTCTACTGCAACGGTCGCGGTATTACCTGAAGTAGAAGATGTTGAGATTGATATTCGTCAGGAAGATTTGAAGATTGAGACATATCGTTCATCAGGAGCTGGAGGACAGCATGTCAATACGACAGATTCTGCAGTTCGTATTACACATTTACCAACTGGAATTGTTGCGACAAGTTCTGAGAAGTCTCAGATTAAAAACCGTGAAAAAGCAATGAAACTTTTGAAGACAAGAGTATATGACCAAATGGTTCAAGAAGAACAAAGTAAATATGATGAGCAACGTAAATCGGCAGTCGGGACTGGTGATCGCTCTGAGCGAATTAGAACATACAATTACCCTCAAAATCGAGTGACAGATCATCGTATTGGATTAACGATTCAAAAGTTGGATCAAATTATGGAAGGTAATATACAGGAAATCATCGATGCATTAAGTATCGAAGAACAAACGCATAAGTTAGAGGAATTAAATAGTGGCAACGTTATCTAA
- a CDS encoding thymidine kinase, translating into MNDIERSGRIECITGSMFSGKSEELIRRIRRVLYAKQKIVVFKPEIDQRYKKQSVVTHNGRSVDAISIGHSNEIRGYITDDIDVVAIDEAQFFDDGLVYVIQNIAKSNIRVIVAGLDMDFTGNPFEPMPHIMAIAEQVTKLNAVCTVCGGIASRTQRLINGAPAHIDDPLILVGADESYEPRCREHHIVKTD; encoded by the coding sequence ATGAATGATATCGAAAGAAGCGGACGGATAGAATGTATTACAGGCTCTATGTTTTCCGGTAAAAGTGAAGAATTAATTCGTCGAATTCGTAGAGTATTATATGCTAAGCAAAAGATTGTTGTCTTCAAACCGGAGATAGATCAACGATACAAAAAGCAATCCGTCGTAACACATAATGGCCGTTCTGTTGATGCGATTTCAATAGGTCATTCCAATGAAATACGTGGATATATTACAGATGACATTGATGTCGTGGCGATTGATGAAGCTCAGTTTTTCGACGATGGACTCGTCTATGTCATTCAAAACATTGCGAAGTCTAATATTAGAGTTATTGTTGCAGGTCTTGATATGGACTTTACAGGGAATCCATTTGAACCGATGCCACATATTATGGCGATTGCTGAACAGGTGACGAAGCTTAACGCAGTATGTACTGTATGTGGTGGCATTGCGAGTCGAACGCAACGGTTAATTAATGGAGCGCCTGCCCATATTGATGATCCATTGATTCTTGTCGGTGCAGATGAATCATATGAGCCTAGGTGTCGTGAACACCATATTGTGAAAACAGATTAA
- a CDS encoding type B 50S ribosomal protein L31, with product MKQGIHPEYHKVIYVDSTTGWKFLSGSTQTSNETMEWEDGNEYPVIRLDISSDSHPFYTGRQKFASADGRVERFNKKFGFKSSNQED from the coding sequence ATGAAACAAGGAATTCATCCAGAGTACCATAAAGTAATTTATGTTGACTCAACGACAGGTTGGAAATTCTTAAGTGGTTCAACTCAAACTTCAAATGAAACAATGGAATGGGAAGATGGGAACGAATACCCAGTTATCCGTTTGGATATCTCTTCTGATTCACATCCATTCTACACAGGTCGTCAGAAGTTCGCTTCTGCAGATGGTCGTGTTGAACGTTTCAACAAGAAGTTTGGATTCAAATCAAGCAACCAAGAAGACTAA
- the rho gene encoding transcription termination factor Rho: MAERQRTSPQYESFDALYKKHTTKELTHKAKELKLVNYSKLNKKELVLAIMEAQMEKDGNYYMEGILDDIQPDGFGFLRTVNFSKGEKDIYISASQIRRFELKKGDKVTGKVRKPKDNEKYYGLLQVDFVNDQNAEEVKKRPHFQALTPLYPSDPIKLETTSNKYSTRIMDMITPIGFGQRGLIVAPPKAGKTSLLKEIANAIVINKPEAELFILLIGERPEEVTDLERSVESAEVVHSTFDEPPTHHVKVAELLLERAKRMVEQGQDVIILMDSITRLARAYNLVVPPSGRTLSGGLDPASLHKPKAFFGAARNIEGGGSLTILATALVDTGSRMDDMIYEEFKGTGNMELHLDRGLSERRIYPAIDIKRSSTRKEELLIPERELSMLWNLRNIFTNQSDFTEKFIRKIKKTTSNKEFFEALEQSLSSGNKNKSL, encoded by the coding sequence ATGGCTGAACGACAACGAACGAGCCCACAATATGAATCGTTTGATGCATTATATAAGAAGCATACAACGAAAGAATTAACCCATAAGGCTAAGGAATTAAAACTAGTTAATTATTCTAAGTTAAATAAAAAAGAACTTGTATTAGCCATTATGGAAGCGCAAATGGAGAAAGATGGAAACTACTATATGGAAGGGATATTAGATGATATTCAGCCAGATGGATTTGGTTTCTTAAGAACGGTAAACTTTTCCAAAGGTGAGAAAGATATTTACATTAGTGCTTCTCAGATTAGACGGTTTGAACTAAAGAAGGGGGACAAAGTTACTGGGAAAGTAAGGAAACCTAAAGATAATGAGAAATATTATGGTCTACTTCAAGTTGACTTCGTCAATGACCAAAACGCTGAAGAAGTTAAAAAAAGACCTCACTTCCAAGCATTAACTCCATTATATCCTTCAGATCCTATCAAGTTAGAAACAACTTCCAATAAATATTCGACTCGTATTATGGATATGATCACACCGATTGGTTTTGGGCAACGTGGATTAATCGTTGCACCACCAAAAGCCGGCAAAACAAGCTTATTAAAAGAAATCGCAAATGCAATTGTCATTAACAAGCCGGAGGCAGAATTATTTATACTTCTAATAGGGGAAAGACCAGAAGAGGTTACCGATTTAGAGCGTTCAGTAGAATCTGCAGAGGTCGTTCATTCGACATTCGATGAACCGCCAACGCATCATGTTAAAGTTGCAGAATTATTGTTAGAGAGAGCAAAACGTATGGTCGAACAAGGGCAGGACGTGATTATTTTAATGGATTCAATTACAAGACTTGCAAGAGCATATAATTTAGTTGTGCCGCCGAGTGGAAGAACATTAAGTGGTGGGCTAGATCCTGCGAGTCTCCATAAACCGAAAGCATTCTTCGGTGCTGCACGAAACATTGAAGGTGGAGGTAGCTTAACAATTTTAGCAACGGCGTTAGTGGATACTGGAAGTAGAATGGACGATATGATTTACGAAGAGTTTAAAGGAACAGGGAATATGGAATTGCATTTAGATAGAGGATTAAGCGAACGAAGGATTTATCCCGCGATTGACATTAAACGCTCATCAACACGTAAAGAAGAGCTGTTAATTCCTGAACGTGAATTATCAATGTTATGGAATCTAAGAAATATATTCACTAACCAGTCAGACTTTACTGAAAAATTCATTCGTAAAATTAAGAAGACGACTTCAAATAAAGAGTTCTTTGAAGCGTTAGAGCAATCCTTATCTTCAGGAAATAAAAATAAATCTTTATAA
- the glpX gene encoding class II fructose-bisphosphatase yields MERSLSMELVRVTEAAALQSARWVGQGLKNEADDAATTAMRTVFDTIPMNGTVVIGEGEMDEAPMLYIGEELGMGDNGPNLDIAVDPLEGTTIVAKGEWGAITVLGVADKGNLLHAPDMYMEKIAVGPECKGKVDITKSVRENLEAVAKAKGKDITEVTVTLLDRDRHSELIKEIREVGARIKLISNGDVNAAINTAFDFTGVDILLGSGGAPEGVLAAIGLKCLGGDFQGVLLPEDSEQEARCRKMGIEPNTVIPLEEMVKGDDAIYAATAVTDNELMKGVQFKGNYAETSSIVMRAKSGTVRFINGRHSLKKKPDLVVKDED; encoded by the coding sequence GTGGAAAGAAGTTTATCAATGGAGTTAGTGCGCGTGACTGAAGCAGCGGCATTACAATCTGCGAGATGGGTTGGACAAGGTCTGAAGAATGAGGCAGACGATGCAGCAACAACAGCGATGAGAACTGTATTCGATACAATTCCGATGAACGGTACAGTTGTAATTGGTGAAGGTGAGATGGATGAAGCACCAATGCTATATATTGGTGAAGAATTAGGAATGGGCGATAATGGACCAAATCTAGATATTGCAGTAGATCCACTTGAAGGTACGACAATTGTTGCTAAAGGTGAATGGGGTGCGATTACAGTACTTGGTGTAGCAGATAAAGGCAATTTACTTCATGCACCAGATATGTACATGGAGAAAATCGCAGTTGGTCCTGAATGTAAAGGCAAGGTTGATATCACAAAAAGTGTTCGTGAAAACTTAGAAGCAGTTGCGAAGGCGAAAGGTAAAGATATCACTGAAGTGACAGTGACATTATTAGATAGAGACCGTCATAGTGAATTGATTAAAGAAATTCGCGAAGTTGGTGCGCGTATTAAATTAATCAGTAATGGAGATGTGAATGCAGCGATCAATACTGCATTTGACTTTACTGGCGTTGATATTCTGTTAGGTTCAGGTGGAGCGCCTGAAGGTGTATTAGCTGCGATTGGATTGAAATGTTTAGGTGGTGATTTCCAAGGTGTTTTATTGCCTGAAGATAGCGAACAAGAAGCACGTTGTAGAAAAATGGGTATTGAACCAAATACAGTTATCCCATTAGAAGAGATGGTTAAAGGTGATGACGCAATATATGCAGCGACTGCAGTAACAGATAATGAGTTGATGAAAGGTGTTCAATTCAAAGGGAACTACGCAGAAACGTCATCAATTGTTATGCGTGCAAAATCAGGAACAGTACGCTTTATTAATGGTCGTCATAGCTTGAAGAAAAAGCCTGACCTCGTTGTTAAAGATGAAGATTAA
- a CDS encoding UDP-N-acetylglucosamine 1-carboxyvinyltransferase encodes MSEQVIKVVGGNTLRGEVSISGAKNSAVALIPATVMANGVVTLDSLPEISDVKTLMSLLEDLSIDTEMIDECTIKIDASHAVNKQLPNHKVQSLRASYYMMGALLGRFNYCDIALPGGCPLGPRPIDQHIKGFKALGAEVIEDGESMKLSAPNGLIGTKIFLDVVSVGATINIMLAASRAKGKTVIENAAKEPEIIDVATLLNKMGAKVKGAGTDTIKISGVNDMDGATHSVIPDRIEAGTYMCVAAACGEEVRINNIIPDHMEALTMKLKEMNVSVQLEDDYAIIKRPNQFNPVHIKTNVYPGFATDLQQPITPLFFLAEGKSTITETIYPERFRHVDELKNMDADVHVENGSATYHAQQLKGTDVYASDLRAGACLMIAGLIADGTTTIHNVRHIDRGYSDIVSKLKAIGANIWREDI; translated from the coding sequence ATGAGTGAACAAGTGATTAAAGTCGTAGGTGGAAACACTTTACGCGGTGAAGTTTCAATTAGTGGTGCTAAAAACAGCGCGGTTGCATTAATTCCAGCGACAGTTATGGCGAATGGTGTTGTGACGCTTGATAGTTTACCAGAAATATCAGATGTGAAAACGTTAATGAGCCTATTAGAAGATTTGTCAATTGACACCGAAATGATTGACGAGTGTACAATTAAAATTGATGCATCACATGCAGTCAATAAGCAACTCCCTAATCATAAAGTTCAATCTTTACGAGCATCGTATTATATGATGGGAGCATTACTTGGGCGATTCAATTATTGTGATATTGCATTGCCGGGAGGTTGTCCATTAGGTCCACGCCCAATTGATCAACATATCAAAGGGTTCAAAGCATTAGGTGCTGAAGTGATTGAAGATGGAGAATCGATGAAATTAAGTGCACCGAATGGATTAATCGGAACAAAAATCTTTTTAGACGTTGTGAGTGTCGGTGCAACCATTAATATTATGCTTGCAGCAAGTCGAGCTAAAGGTAAGACAGTTATAGAAAATGCTGCGAAAGAGCCAGAAATAATTGATGTTGCAACATTACTCAACAAAATGGGTGCGAAAGTTAAAGGTGCTGGAACAGACACGATTAAAATTTCCGGTGTAAATGATATGGATGGTGCGACACATAGTGTAATACCCGATCGAATTGAAGCAGGTACGTATATGTGTGTTGCGGCTGCTTGTGGTGAAGAAGTTCGTATCAATAATATTATTCCGGATCATATGGAAGCTTTAACGATGAAATTGAAAGAGATGAACGTGTCTGTTCAACTTGAAGATGATTATGCGATCATTAAGCGACCGAATCAATTCAACCCAGTCCATATAAAGACAAATGTTTATCCAGGATTTGCAACTGATCTCCAACAACCAATCACACCATTGTTCTTTTTGGCTGAAGGCAAATCTACGATTACTGAAACAATCTACCCAGAACGCTTTCGTCATGTCGATGAATTGAAAAATATGGATGCTGACGTTCATGTCGAAAATGGCTCTGCAACATATCATGCACAACAATTGAAAGGTACAGACGTATACGCAAGTGACTTAAGAGCTGGTGCGTGCCTGATGATTGCTGGATTAATAGCTGACGGTACAACAACAATCCATAATGTTCGTCATATAGACCGTGGGTACAGTGATATTGTATCTAAATTAAAAGCAATCGGTGCAAATATTTGGCGAGAAGATATATAA
- the fsa gene encoding fructose-6-phosphate aldolase: MKIYIDSANIDHIKEVHTLGFIDGVTTNPSLVAKEKNISFHDRLVEICELVDRPVSGEVISLEAEGMIEEGRKLNELHDQIVVKIPMTKAGLQAVSVLNREGIKTNVTLVFSATQALLAARAGATYVSPFIGRLDDIGVTGIDLIKEISVMFNEHEIATEIIAASIRHVEHVKLAALSGANIATIPYDIIMKSMNHPLTDRGIEKFLADWDTREA; the protein is encoded by the coding sequence GTGAAAATATACATTGATTCAGCAAATATAGATCATATAAAGGAAGTTCACACACTCGGATTTATTGACGGTGTGACAACAAACCCATCTTTAGTTGCTAAAGAGAAGAACATTTCATTCCATGATAGATTGGTTGAAATTTGTGAACTTGTAGATCGTCCAGTTAGCGGAGAAGTGATTTCATTGGAAGCAGAAGGCATGATTGAAGAAGGACGCAAATTAAACGAATTACATGATCAAATTGTGGTCAAAATACCGATGACAAAGGCTGGGCTTCAGGCAGTGTCGGTATTAAATCGTGAAGGTATTAAGACGAATGTTACATTAGTCTTTAGTGCGACTCAAGCTTTGTTGGCGGCCCGTGCTGGTGCAACGTACGTGTCACCTTTTATAGGTCGTCTTGATGATATCGGAGTGACTGGCATTGACTTAATAAAAGAGATTAGTGTAATGTTTAATGAACATGAAATCGCTACCGAAATCATTGCTGCATCCATTCGCCATGTCGAACATGTCAAACTTGCAGCGCTCAGTGGTGCTAATATAGCAACAATTCCTTATGATATTATAATGAAATCAATGAATCATCCTTTAACAGATCGTGGTATAGAGAAATTTTTGGCAGATTGGGATACGAGAGAAGCATAG